The window GCTTGCCACTACAATAATGGACCGAAAAGCAGAAGCCCGCTTTGCTTATAAGTCACAGGTACAGATAGAGGGGATAGAACCCCGGGATTCGGTGTGGGGACTCAACTATCCCCGTCAGCACCAGTCTTACATGCAAACCAAAGACACAACCTTTAAAAGCCTGTACAATACCAGTGGCCACAAAGATGCGCTGGAAGAGCAGCCTGAGCTGGTAGTACTCTGGGCAGGCTATGCTTTCAGTAAAGATTATAACCAGCCAAGGGGTCATGCCTACGCTGTAGAAGATATTCATAAAACCCTTCGTACCGGTGCACCTATGGAAAAAGGTGAGGGTGTGATGCCAAGCACCTGCTGGACCTGTAAAAGTACCGACGTACCCAGGCTGATGGATGAGATGGGTGTAACTGAGTACTACAGCAAAAAATTCTCAGACCTGGGTAGTGAGGTAATCAATCCCATTGGTTGCGCCGACTGCCACGACTCCAAAACCATGAACCTGACCATAACCCGTCCTGCACTGATAGAAGCATACGAGGCAATGGGTAAGGATATCAAACAAGCATCCCACCAGGAGATGCGGTCATTGGTTTGCGCCCAGTGTCACGTTGAATATTACTTCGATAAAAAAGTACCCGGTAAAGAGGGTGCTGCTTACCTGACCTTCCCCTGGAAAGATGGTATGGAAGTGGAAGCCATGGAAGCTTATTATGATGGTATTGATTTCAGTGACTGGGTGCACCCCATCAGCAAAGCTAAAATGATAAAGGCACAGCACCCTGATTTTGAGCTTTTCAAATCAAGTGTGCATGCTAAAAGAGGCGTATCCTGTGCCGACTGCCACATGCCTTTTAAAACAGAAGGCGGACAAAAATTCACAGATCACTACATAGGATCACCATTGGCGAATGTAGAAAACTCCTGCTTTGTGTGTCACAGAGAGAAAAAAGAAGACCTGATGACAGATGTTTACGATCGTCAGAAGAAGATAAAAGAAGGTACCAGCTACTTGCAAAAGCAAATAGCCAAAGCACACATAGAAGCTAAAAAGGCATGGGATCTTGGTGCTACAGAGGCCCAGATGGCAGAAATTTTAAAAGGTATCCGCCATGCACAGTGGCGCTGGGATTTTGCAGTGGCCTCACATGGTGCTGCTTTCCACGCCCCGCTCGAGACCAGCAGGATTGTTTCTTCAGCTACCGGTAAAATTCAGGAGTCAAGAATTGAACTGTCTCGCCTGCTGGCAGAACTGGGCCACAACAAACCTGTAGAAATGCCTGACTTTACCAGCAAAGTGGCCATGCAGCAGTACATAGGGCTGGATATACCTGCAGAAATAGCCAACAAAGCCAAATATCTGGATCAGGTAGTGCCGCAGTGGCTCAAGGAGGGTAAATCCCGGGAAGCAAGCACCAAAGTTGTAAAGGCTGCGACTGCCAATAATTAGTCACTGTGCGTAAATACCTCTAAAAAAGACTAACACCCTTAGATTGATACCCCCGATGAAGAATTTTGTGATATCAGGTATACTGGGCATGGCTTGTCTGTTCACAAACACTGCACTGGCTCAGTTCAGTGTAGACGGACAACTTGTTCAGAGAGGTGAGTACCGTCATGGGTATGGCAGGCTCATCAGTGAATCTGACGATGCGGCAGTATTTATTGGGCAGAGAGCCAGACTGAATGCACAATATAAGATGGATAAGTTCAGCTTTTATGTAAGCGTGCAGGATGTTCGGGTTTGGGGCAGTACACCACAAATAAAAGCAACAGACCCTTATTTGTCTGTACATGAAGCCTGGGCAGAAACCAGGCTGGGCAGTCAGTTTAGTATTAAACTTGGCCGGCAGGAGCTGAATTATGACAATGCCCGTTTCCTGGGTAACCTCGACTGGGCCCTACAAGGCAGAGCACATGATTTTGCGCTTGCCAAATGGGAAAAGGAAAACATGAAACTGCACTTTGGTGCTGGTTATAACCAGGATGCAGAGAAACTTAGCGGAAGGCTGTTTACCACCCCTAACCAGTATAAAACTGCCCAGTTTGTGCGCTATGAAAATGCAGTGGGTAACTTTAGCTACGCCATGCTTTTCTGGAACGATGGCAGACAATATACCATAACTGATGTTCTGAACCAGGTGGTTGATGAGGGCATCCGTTACAGGCAGACCCTGGCTTTGCCCACGCTTAAGTTTCAACTCAACAACACCACTTTTTCAGGTTATTATTATCAGCAGCTGGGTAAAGATGTGGCAGGCAGGAAAGTTCAGGCCTTTGATGCCAACCTACAGGTATCGCATATAACAGATCTCAATACTGAAAAAGGCAGCAAACTTAGGATTACCGCAGGTGTGGAATTGCTTAGTGGTACTGATAACAACAGCTCCGATAACGTCAACCGATCATTTGCACCTCTATATGGTACAAACCACGCCCACAATGGCTATATGGATATGTTCTTTGTAGGCGGACGCCATGAAAATTCAGTAGGCCTGCAGGACCTTTTTCTGCGCCTGCGCTATGATGTGAACACTAAACTCTTTACCTCCTTGAACGGCCATAGGTTCAGTGCCTTTGCCGATGTTTACAATGAGCAGGTAAAAGTAGACAGCGGCTTAGGTTATGAGATTGATCTTAGCCTGGGCTACTTAATCAATGATGCAGTTTCACTGCAAAGTGGCTATAGCCAGTTGTTTGCATCAGATACTTTTACAACACTGCAGGGCCTGCAAAATGCAAGCAGCAATCAAAATTGGGCCTACCTGATGATGATTTACCGCCCAACAATGAAAAATAGATTTATAGGATTACTCTTCTGATCCTGTAATCAAAGATTTATGAAATAGATCAACCACTCAACTAGCAGTAATTCCGGGAAGCGCAAAGAATGGCCAATCCATTCTCCGTTTCCCAGAAATTAAACTTTAAATCTCCTGAAGCTTTACTGGGAATTTAAGCCAGGGGCGAGAGAAAATGAGAGCTACAGCCAAAGGCTGCAGCCCTACTGACAGAAAAGATTTTGTGAAGGATAAGGAATAGAATAGAACTGGAGTTAAGCGAAATGATAAAGCACCTATTTTCAACAAAAGTATCTTTCGTGCTCATGATAGCATTTTCTGTGGCTATGGCTGTAGCCACTTTCATAGAAAATGACTATGGTACGGCAGTGGCAAGAGCCGCTGTTTACGAAAGCTGGTGGTTTGAAGTAATTATGATCTGGCTGGCGATCAACTTCATTGCCCACATCGATAAGTATAAGCTCATAAACCGGAAAAGATGGCCTGTAGGACTCTTTCATATTGCATTCGTAATTATCATAGTGGGCGCCGGTGTTACCCGCTACTTTGGCAGTGAAGGCAGCATTCATATCAGGGAGGGAGAGATGGGACACACCTTTCATTCCACCACCAATTACCTGCAGCTTGCCCAGGCTAAGCAGGAGCCTTCAGATATTCGCTACGAGCGGCCTGTTTCTTTATCTGCCTACAACTTTAAGTCTAAATCGGTAGAGGCAACACTGAATGAGCAGGAGTTCAGGGTGCATTTCGATGAATTTATACGAGGGGCACATGAAAACTTTGAATCCGGACCAGATACGCTTATAGACATTGCCATTGCAGTAGGAACGGGTCGGGAGGATTACCTGATCAGGAAAGGAGAAAATTTGCAATTTGGCGAAACCACTTTATCTGCCCTCAATACAGGAGATTCAGGTATTCAGCTATTCAGAGAGGATAGTACCTGGATGATCACCAGCCCCAAAAGTCTGCACCTGGTAGAAATGAACTCTCAGAAAATGGGTGTGCTGAAAGCGGGAGAAAAGATGCCCCTGCAGTTGCGTACCCTCTACCAGACTGATAGTGCTGCATTCATGGTTAAAGGTATTTATGAAGGCAAACAGCTGATATATACTGCTGAAAAGGACGAGAAGCTGGCAAAAAACCTGCCGACCATGGTGAAGCTAAGGGTGGAAGATAAAGGTGGAAATGAACTACTGAATACTTACACCGCTATGGTGAGCCAGAATCCCAAGCGACATGTGTTTTTTGCCGGAGGAGAGAAGTATACATTGGCGTATGGACCGAGGGAGGAAATGCTGCCTTTTGCGCTTAAACTAAGAGCCTTTGAGCTGGAACGTTATCCCGGCAGCCAAAGCCCGTCCAGCTACGCCAGTGAGGTGAGTGTAATAGATCGCGATAAAAGCTTCCCTTTCAGGGTGTTTATGAATAATGTGCTCGATTATAAAGGCTATCGCTTTTACCAGGCCTCTTACGATACTGACGAGAAAGGAACTGTTTTATCTGTTAGCCAGGACAGGCCTGGTACTTATATTACCTATTTAGGTTACACGCTACTCACGCTGGGCATGTTCCTAACCCTCTTTGCAAAAGGAAGCAGGTTTAATATCCTGAACATCCGCCTAAAATCACTCAATAACACAAAAGGCTTAATGGTGGTGGCAGCCCTGTTGTTTAGCCTGCAGCTTAGCGCCCATGAAACAACATTGCCAGATGTGCGCAAATCTGTGATCCCTGCAGAACATGCCGGGGCCTATGGCCGCCTGGTGGTACAGGATCTGGACGGGCGGATGAAGCCCCTCAACACACTGGCGAACGAAATAGCCAGGAAGCTTAGCGGAACCTCTACCATTACCATAAAGCAGGAGAATGGCGATCTTAAGCTTAATGCCGAGCAGTTTTTGCTCTCTGTACAGCTCAATCCTGCAGAGTTCAGCAGCCTTCCACTGATAAAAATAGATACTAAAAAGTCTGCAGAAATATTTAAGGCACTTGGGCACCCGCCGGTAAGCAGCCTTAGCTTTAAAGAGTTTCTGGATATTGAGGGCAGGTATCTGCTGCAGGAGCTGGTAGAGGAAGCAAACCGGCTTAAACCAGGAGAACGGAATGAAGGCCATAAGGAGCTTCTAAAGGTTGATGAACGCTTCAATATTATGTATGCCGTATTCAGCGGTGATTTTTTAAGACTGTTCCCAAACAGGCTTGATAAAAATAACTCCTGGTTCACTGCACATCAGTACGACAGGGGATTTGACCCGGAAGATGGGATGTTTGTAAAGAACATCACGCCACTCTATATGTCGGCCCTGTTAAAAGGTACCAGTTCCGGAGACTGGCAGGAAGCAGATGAGATTCTGAATTACATAAACCTGTACCAGCAGAAAGCAGGGGTTAATGTATATCCATCACAAAACCAGCTGAAGGCAGAGCTGTTTTACAACAAGCTTAACCTAGGTAACCGTTTATTTGGTATGTTCTGGCTGTTAGGCATTTTCATGATGGGTCTGGCTATTGTAAAGCTGTTTAGTACACCAAAATGGCTCAACTATAGCTGGAGCACCGGATTGGCACTGGCCTGGGCAGGTTTTTCTGCATTTACCTTTCACCTGGCGCTGCGCTGGTATATTGCAGGCCATGCTCCCTGGAGCGATGGCTTTGAAATGCTGATTTTCGTAGCCTGGGGTGTGCTGTTATTTGGTTTGCTGTTTGGTAACCGCTCGCACTTTACTGTGCCGCTTGGGGTATTGTTTTCAGGCACACTGCTGTTTGTGGCTTTTCTGGACTGGTTAAATCCTGAAATAACAAACCTGATGCCGGTTCTGAACTCTTATTGGCTAAAGATTCACGTAGCCATTATTGTGAGTGGCTACGCACCCCTTGCGCTAGCTGCTATCATGGCACTGCTTACCCTGTTATTGCTGCTGTTTAAACCTAAAGTGCCAACAGCCAGGTGGTGGAGGAGTATGCAGGAGCTTAGTATTGTAAACGAAATGGCCATTACTATCGGGCTCTTCCTGCTAGCGGTAGGCACTTTTTTGGGCGGTGTATGGGCAAACGAAAGCTGGGGCCGTTACTGGGCCTGGGACCCAAAAGAAACTTGGGCGCTGATATCTGTGATGATCTACGGTTTTATTCTCCACTTAAGGCTCATCCCAAAACTGAAGAATGCCATTGTATTCAATGTTGCAAGCCTGTGGGCATTTTCTTCCGTAATCATGACCTCTTTTGGGGTAAATTACTACCTCTCTGGATTGCATTCTTATGCCCAGGGAGATCCTGTGCCGGTGCCTGTGTGGATCTATTGGCTGGTTGCCATTCTGGCCATGATAACCATTCTGGCCATAGTAAAATATAGAAGCTTAACTGAAAAGGAACAGAAAGATCTGCTGGCAGTGTAATGGGCAGCTAATCCAGATCAGTATCATCATCTATCTTCTATTTATAATAGCTTTCAGTTTCAGAAACTAAAGTAATCTGGCTGAGAGCCCTCATGAAAGAAGCAGTCACCCAACAATATATAAGGCCCTAATTAAAAAGCCCTGCTCCAGAGTGGGGCAGGGCTTTGTTCACATGCAGTCATTGAAAGGATTATTTACGGATGCCCATCAGTTTGCTGATTTTATTCGGTTTCTCATGGTGTTTATGCCCCGGTTCGTAGATCAGCCTTAAAAAAGAGCTTAAGCGCTGATTTTCTCTGTGTATAGGAATTCCCGCTACAATACCTACCAGCAAATTGTCGGCAATCCCCACCCGCATCTGTGGGCGTATGGTCATATCGAAATCATGACTGCTGATTTCTTTATTAAACTCAACTCCCATAAAATTCCGGGACCCCCTGATCATATAATGGAAGTTTGTATTTACCTGCCAGGTAGTGTGCAGGGAATTATCACCAAAATGATGCTCAACAACTGGTCCTGAATACACCAGGGTATGATATGATTCTCCCCAGCGTTTTGCTGCTACAAAAAATGGGTTATATACCTGCCCGTTTACCAGGTTTTCTTTTCCATAATTGTTGAATTCGGTAAATTCGAATTCATGTATATAGCCAAGCGCCAATGATGTTTTGAGCTGTTCAGATACAAAAAAGGAGTACTGTGCCGCCAGTTTCAGGCTATTTAATTTTGAACTTGGTACAGTTTCACCTGGCTCACTACCCTGGGGTTTGTAATAAAATGAAAAAGGAACTTCTACCTCCAGGCCCAGTCGGTGTATAGGTGCCCATTCGTATTCTACCAGTGCTTCATATTCATCAAACTGGCCATTATCAATAAGACCAACACCAACGTTCCATTCTTTTTCGCCTTTTCTGGCTCCTAAGTCACGGATGAGGTCTATATATAAAGGTTCGGCATGGAGTACTTTCGGTGGTTCGTTTTTCTTTACCGGATCTACAGTTACCTTCCAGTGACTGCTATCAGGCACAGCCTGATGCGTTTCACCGGTTTGTGCCAGTAATTTACCCGATGCTAACAATAAAGGAAATAATAAGAATACAGATCTCATACAATGATTCAACTTCACTAGTTTGCTTTTTGCCTGATTGTTTTGATGTGCTGTGCATTTCCCAGGTAAGAATCCTGGTAAAACTCTACAAGCCCTGTCTCAAGGTTATACATGGCGCCAATCACAGCGATCTCCCCCTGCTCAACCATCTGCTCCAGAATATAGCTTCTTTCTACAATAGCATTCACTGTGCGTTTTACATTGATGGCGGCTACATTTTCTACAAACTCTTCATTGGCAGAGTTGCGATTCTGCTGATCGAGCGTAGTGGTTTCCTGGTAAACGGCAGGCTGTAATTTGGCCAGCAATTCTGTGAGGTTACCCATTTCCACATGATCACAGGCACCCTTTACAGCCCCGCATCTGCTATGCCCCAGTACTACCAGAAGCTTTGAACCGGCAAGCTTGCAAGCAAATTCCATGCTGCCAATAATATCTGTGTTTACAATATTGCCGGCAATCCGAATAGAAAAGATATCGCCTAAACCCTGGTCAAAAATCAGCTCGGCAGATGTTCTGCTGTCAATACAGCTCAAAATGGTGGCAAAAGGCCACTGTCCATTGCGGGTCTCATTAGCCTGTTGCAGGATATCTCTGTTTCGCTTAAGGTTATTGACAAAGCGCAGATTGCCTTCTTTCAATAATTGAAGTGCCTTATCAGGCGTGATGTTCGACTGTGTCTCTTTGGTATGTGCTTGCATTTGGAACAGAATTTATATGACTGGAACTGCTGATTTTGTATGCATCTCTGAAACCAACCAGTTGTACCTGTATATGCTTATCCCTGGAGCCTGCTTCCAGGAAGTTTTTGATTAGCTGCAGTACATCATGGTCTATATAAACAGTATTAGAGGCATCTATCACCACTTTACTATTTTCCGGTAGGTGAATGAGGGTTTGTTTAATGGCTGCCTTGTTCAGGAAGGATACCTCCTGGGCCAGGTCAATCCATATGGTTTCTCCTTCGTGATGCTCCTCCTTTTTAAAGAAGTAGGCAAGTTTAAGATTGCATTTCAGGATGAAGAAAATACTTACGGCTAATCCGATGGCAACCCCCACCAGCAGATCGGTGAACACAACCGCCAGTACCGTGATCAAAAAGGGGATAAACTGGTATTTTCCACTGTGCCACATGTGGCTGAACACAGCCGGACTTGCCAGTTTGTAGCCAATCATGATCAAAACGGCGGCCAGGGTAGCCAGCGGAATTTTGTTCAGGAGGGCAGGAATGGCCAGTACCGCCAGCATCAGAAACACACCATGCGAAATAGCTGCAATTTTAGTTCTGCCACCTGAGTTTACATTGGCAGATGTTCTGACAATCACCGAGGTGATCGGAATACCGCCCAGTAAACCGCTAAGTATATTTCCCACGCCCTGTGCTTTAAGCTCTGTGTTGGTATTGGTAAACCTTTTCAACGGATCAAGCTTGTCGGCAGCCTCTATTGATAAAAGGGATTCAACACTGGCTACTACTGCAATGGTTACTGCCACAATCCATACATCGGTATTGCCCAATGCAGAAAAATCAGGGCTGGTAAACAGGCTGGTAAATTCGTGTAGCGAGGCAGGTATGGGAAGGTTTACCAGGTGTTCCTGACCAATTGCATATGGTGAACCTACTGCTTTGAATATTTCATTTAAAACCGTACCGGCAATAACTGCTACCAGGGCCCCTGGTAATGCTTTCAGTTTTTTCAGAAACTCAACTCTGGTAAAAGCAATAAGAATAGCCAGGGAGAGCAGTGTAACCAGTATAGCACCTACATGCAAATAATTTAATGTTGCCAGAAGGGCAGAAAAGGTGTTTTGGCCTGTTTCAGCTTCTACAAAAGATAAGTCACCTTCGGGAACAGCATCATAACCAATAGCATAGGGGATCTGCTTTAAAATAATGATAATACCTATGGCTGTGAGCATTCCTTCAATAACATTGGAAGGAAAGTAATTAGAGATGGTGCCGGCCTTGGCAAAGCCCAGTATTAGCTGAATGATACCAGCAATCACAACAGCCACCAAAAAGGTTTCGTAGGTTCCCAAGCCGGTAATAGCTCCCAGCACAATTGCCGTTAGGCCTGCTGCTGGTCCGGAAACACTTAGCTGTGAACCGCTAAGTGTACCAATCACAATACCCCCGATCACACCGGAAATAATACCGGCAAATAAAGGGGCGCCGCTGGCCAGGGCAATTCCCAAACAAAGCGGCAGTGCGATCAGAAAGACAACAGAGCCTGCTAATATATCAGATTTTAAGTACTTAAGATTGAGATTCATTTTTTGCACCACATGTTAACTGGTGCAAAACTGATCTTAAGCAGCTTAAAAAGGCCTTAAAACGGATAAAATTTAACTTAAAGGTAAGGAAATACTGAAAGTATTAGAATTGTATGTTTCGGAAACATAAGAAATTTCGCCCCTGTGCAGGGCAAGTATTTTATGCACAAATACCAGGCCCAGGCCAAAACCTCTCTTGCCTTTGCTGTTTTCTCCCCTGAAGAAATGCTGAAAAAGAAAGCTGTGTTCCTTGTCGCTGATAATAGCACCATTATTTGTGAAATCGATTTGTAGCTTATCCGGAGCAGTTTTTATTGCAATTTTAGCTTTGTTGTCGTTGCTGTACTGCATACAGTTGATCATAAGGTTCGAGAGTGCAGCTTTTAGTAAACGATCGTTTGCCAGAACTGTAAGGTTGCTTTCAAACTCAGTGTTGCAGGCATAATCTATACTGAACTGAAAGTCGGGGTTTAGTTTGTTAAGCTCATCGGCAAGATCAAAAATCATCTCATCTACCCGCACATGAGTATGTAAGGAAAGGTTGCCGGATTCGGTTTTTGCAATTTCCAGTAATGAATTGATGATCTCGCTGAGATTCATCGTTTCATGCTTCTGGTTTCTGATCATTTCCTTCACCTTATCCAGATCTGTTTCTTTTTCTATTTTTTCAAGATTCGAAACCAATATGGCAATGGGAGTTTTTAACTCATGCGATATATGATGAACGGCATGCTTCTGAAAGGAGTAAGCTTCGTTCATTCTTTTCATAAGCTCATTAAACCGCTGTGTTAGAATTGCCACCTCATTTCTAGTGCCGGGTTCTGCGAATGAAGCTGGCTTTACGCTAAAATCATAATCCTTGATCTTACTGGTAAGCGTCACAATTGGGTTTGTGATTTTCTTCGACAGGTAATATGACATGAAAATGACTACTACCGATATGCCCAGAAACGTAAGTGACAGCACATATCTGAGATAATTCAGATTATGATATCCTGTTACATCGTATGCTTTACTGATGCCAAAATAGCGCCCGTTTCCCAGATCATGATACATGCCTACAACATCATATAAACCATCTTTAAGCTCTATCCAGGGATTGGTAGCAGAAAGTGTATCCAGCATCTGCCGGGTGTAAGGAATGCTGGTGTCGTCAATACTGGCGTAAATCAGTTTTTTGTCTTCATTGAAGATCAGCAGCTTTTCATCGTAAAGCTCGTTGATGGTGATTTGGTCCATGGATTGGATCAGTCTTTCATCAATACCCCTTATTTCTGTAAGAAATCTAAGCGTGGTGGTAATTTTATCCTTTTGCTGTTGCTGAAATTCCTCCTCACGGTATTCATAAAACAGGGTATAAATAAAAATTAGTGCAATACCCACCAGCACAATAGTTACAACAGAAAAATACAGCAGTATTTTTTTCCTAATACTCATTGTTCTTCAAAATAGTAACCAAATCCAATTTTGGTTTTGATGGAATCCTTGTTGAAGGGTTTGTCAATTTTTTTTCGAAGAAAATTGATGTATACCTCAATGGTATTGGTATTGGTATCAACGGCATTTCCCCAAATTTCTTTGATGAGGTCTTTTTTAGCTACTATTTCACCCCTGGCACTGATCAGGCGCAACAGAATCTGATACTCTCTTGGGGTAAGCATGATTTCCGTAGCCTGGCGGCTTACTTTTTTGTTGCCCGGTTCAATCAAAATATCTCCCGCTGTAATCGTGGCATTAAGATCCCTGACACTGGTATCTAAAACTCTTCGCTTTAGCAGGGAGTTGATTCTTAATGCCAGCTCCTTCATGTAAAAAGGCTTGGTCAGGAAATCATCGGCCCCACAATCATAGCCCATTACCTTATCCTCAATCTGATCGAAGGCTGTCAGCATTAGAACCGGTGTATCAAGATTGTATTTTCTGAATTCTCTGCACAACTCATAACCATTTTTATAAGGAACGTTAATGTCCATGATAATGCAGTCATACTTAGTCTTTTTAAGTATTTTTTCAGCAATCAAACCATCAAATGCTGTTTCAACGATCATGGATTCTTCCGTCAGGGCTTCCTTGATGTTATTATTAAGGGTGGGGTCATCTTCTACCACCAATATCTTGTTCATAGCACTTGGTTTATGGCTTAAATTATAAAATAACTGCTTTCCGGCAGCGGCAAATGCTGATTCCATATTATCCACAGCTGTACCAGGTGGGTAGGTTAACTGCCCTATACTGAACTGTAAGCGCATATCAGCACCAGGGTAATGCAGTTAAAGGCAGTAATCACACAGGCAGGTTGCTGAAACATTCATGAATGGTTAACAGAAAAAAATGCCTTTACATGCAGCAGTAGGGTAATTATTTTGCTAGACCTTCTTTATCTGCCGGTATTCTGATCTCGTATGTACTTTTTCTGGGCACGTTCAGCTTATAGGAGCTGCTGTTGTTAAACCAGGGATTGAGCAACCGAAGCTCTTTATAGGTAGTATTCCTGTTTTTTGCAAAAGTCACCAGGTCATCAATATCCTTGTCTACAGTTTCTAAATAGTAGGTGTAGGGCTGATATTTATCTTCCGGCTTCAGGAAATAACCATAGGCTTCCGGGTTTTCCAGGATCAGCTTAAAGGCCAGAATCCTGTATACATAACGTGCTGTTTCCTGGTTAAGGTGCAGGTCGAAGAAGTTATCGGACTGCTGATCTCTCAGTGCTTTTTGAATGCCACTCACTCCTCTGTTGTAAGAGGCAGCTACAAGCGTCCAGCTACCAAACTGCTCATAAGCCCATCTAAAATACCTGCAGGCAGCTTCGGTAGAAAGTTTAGGGTCGCGGCGCATGTCCACATCCTTGTCGATGTGGAGGTTAAAATCCTTTGCAGTGGCTTCCATAAACTGCCACATGCCCGTAGCACCTACATATGATTCGGCATTGTTGTCCAGCTCGCTTTCTGCTACACCCAGGTAAATAAAATCTGAAGGTACCCCATTTTCTCTTAGTGTAGTTTCTACCAGCGGCCGCCATCGTTCTATATTTTTAAGGGCTAACATGGTGCGTGAATGCCGGAACATGTTAACAGTCAGCTCGTTTTCAAGTGCTTCTCTGACATCAGTACGGTGCAGTGGTATGTTTTCGCCGGCAAAGGAAATGGATTGGGGCAGTGGAGGGGTAGTGATGAACTGTGGTGCACTTAAGTGAGAAGAGTCGCCTACCACAACCTGTACTTCGGTGCTTTTATCACTAAAGTTCTGCGTGCCATCATTCTCTATGCTGTTACCCGTATTACAGGCAGTCATCAATACACTGGCAAAGAGGGGGAGTAAAGTTCTGTTCAGGTGTGTCAAGGTTGAAACGATTTGGATGTTAAACCTATGCTGTTGTTTAGGTAGCTGGCAGTAAGATTGTTATAACAAAGTTAATGGCAAATGAATTAAACCTATGTAGTAGCTACAAGAACCTTATGGCAAAGGAAGAAAAAAGAGAAAAAATCTTACCGGAAAGCAGGTATGACAAAGGCTACAAGGAAGCACGCAGAACATTTCTAAAGCAATCATCACTGCTCACAGCGCTGGCACTGGCACCACCGGCTGTAGTAAAGGCCGCAGAAGCAGGTCTGGATGAAAAAGTAGCAGATAGGTTTGAAAAGGTGCCGATAAGCCTGGAGATTAATGGAGAGCTGAAAAAGCTATCGGTAGAGCCAAGAACAACCTTACTGGACCTGCTGCGGGAGCAGCTGGATTTAACCGGTACCAAAAAAGGCTGCGACTACGGGCAGTGTGGTGCCTGTACAGTACTTGTAAATGGTCAGCGCATCAACTCATGCCTTAGCCTGGCCGTAATGCAGGAGGGTAAAAAGATTACCACCATAGAAGGGCTGGCGAATGGTGATGAACTGCACCCCATGCAGGCCGCCTTTATCGAATACGATGGTTTTCAGTGCGGCTACTGCACACCGGGACAAATTATGTCGGGGGTGGCCTGTATCCGCGAAGGGCATGCAAATTCTGATGAGGAGATCAGGGAGTATATGAGCGGAAATATTTGCCGCTGCGGGGCTTATCCTAACATTGTAAAAGCAATTGCTGCAGTTAAAAAAGAGGGCAAGAAGGTATGATTCCATTTCAGTATGTAAGGCCAGCCAGG of the Flammeovirgaceae bacterium 311 genome contains:
- a CDS encoding sulfate transporter (COG0659 Sulfate permease and related transporters (MFS superfamily)), yielding MNLNLKYLKSDILAGSVVFLIALPLCLGIALASGAPLFAGIISGVIGGIVIGTLSGSQLSVSGPAAGLTAIVLGAITGLGTYETFLVAVVIAGIIQLILGFAKAGTISNYFPSNVIEGMLTAIGIIIILKQIPYAIGYDAVPEGDLSFVEAETGQNTFSALLATLNYLHVGAILVTLLSLAILIAFTRVEFLKKLKALPGALVAVIAGTVLNEIFKAVGSPYAIGQEHLVNLPIPASLHEFTSLFTSPDFSALGNTDVWIVAVTIAVVASVESLLSIEAADKLDPLKRFTNTNTELKAQGVGNILSGLLGGIPITSVIVRTSANVNSGGRTKIAAISHGVFLMLAVLAIPALLNKIPLATLAAVLIMIGYKLASPAVFSHMWHSGKYQFIPFLITVLAVVFTDLLVGVAIGLAVSIFFILKCNLKLAYFFKKEEHHEGETIWIDLAQEVSFLNKAAIKQTLIHLPENSKVVIDASNTVYIDHDVLQLIKNFLEAGSRDKHIQVQLVGFRDAYKISSSSHINSVPNASTYQRDTVEHHA
- a CDS encoding integral membrane sensor signal transduction histidine kinase (COG0642 Signal transduction histidine kinase), whose amino-acid sequence is MSIRKKILLYFSVVTIVLVGIALIFIYTLFYEYREEEFQQQQKDKITTTLRFLTEIRGIDERLIQSMDQITINELYDEKLLIFNEDKKLIYASIDDTSIPYTRQMLDTLSATNPWIELKDGLYDVVGMYHDLGNGRYFGISKAYDVTGYHNLNYLRYVLSLTFLGISVVVIFMSYYLSKKITNPIVTLTSKIKDYDFSVKPASFAEPGTRNEVAILTQRFNELMKRMNEAYSFQKHAVHHISHELKTPIAILVSNLEKIEKETDLDKVKEMIRNQKHETMNLSEIINSLLEIAKTESGNLSLHTHVRVDEMIFDLADELNKLNPDFQFSIDYACNTEFESNLTVLANDRLLKAALSNLMINCMQYSNDNKAKIAIKTAPDKLQIDFTNNGAIISDKEHSFLFQHFFRGENSKGKRGFGLGLVFVHKILALHRGEISYVSETYNSNTFSISLPLS
- a CDS encoding winged helix family two component transcriptional regulator (COG0745 Response regulators consisting of a CheY-like receiver domain and a winged-helix DNA-binding domain), whose translation is MRLQFSIGQLTYPPGTAVDNMESAFAAAGKQLFYNLSHKPSAMNKILVVEDDPTLNNNIKEALTEESMIVETAFDGLIAEKILKKTKYDCIIMDINVPYKNGYELCREFRKYNLDTPVLMLTAFDQIEDKVMGYDCGADDFLTKPFYMKELALRINSLLKRRVLDTSVRDLNATITAGDILIEPGNKKVSRQATEIMLTPREYQILLRLISARGEIVAKKDLIKEIWGNAVDTNTNTIEVYINFLRKKIDKPFNKDSIKTKIGFGYYFEEQ
- a CDS encoding lytic transglycosylase (COG0741 Soluble lytic murein transglycosylase and related regulatory proteins (some contain LysM/invasin domains)); its protein translation is MTACNTGNSIENDGTQNFSDKSTEVQVVVGDSSHLSAPQFITTPPLPQSISFAGENIPLHRTDVREALENELTVNMFRHSRTMLALKNIERWRPLVETTLRENGVPSDFIYLGVAESELDNNAESYVGATGMWQFMEATAKDFNLHIDKDVDMRRDPKLSTEAACRYFRWAYEQFGSWTLVAASYNRGVSGIQKALRDQQSDNFFDLHLNQETARYVYRILAFKLILENPEAYGYFLKPEDKYQPYTYYLETVDKDIDDLVTFAKNRNTTYKELRLLNPWFNNSSSYKLNVPRKSTYEIRIPADKEGLAK